CTGCGGCGCGCCGCGAACTGCGGATCCGCCAGCATGTCGGCGGCGACATAGATGCTGCCGACCGGGACGCCGTGCTCGTTCAGCCGCTCCAGCAGGTCGGCCGCGGTCAGGGTGCGGGTCCAGCCGGCGACCAGTTCGTCGAGTTCGGCCTGCCGGGCGCCGCGGGCGCGATGGGTGGCGTACTCCTCGGACTCCGCCAGCTCGGGCCGGCCCATCGCGGCGGCCAGCCGCCGGAAGACGGTGTCCTGATTGGCCGCGATGAGCAGCATCTTGCCGTCGGAGGTCGGATACACGTTGCTGGGGGCGATACCCGGCAGCACCGATCCGGACCGCTCGCGGGTCACCCCCGCGACGGCGTAGTCCGAGACCAGCGATTCGGTCAGCGCGAGCACCGATTCGTAGATCGACACGTCGACCACCTGGCCCTGGCCGGACCGGTGCCGTTCCTGCAACGCGAACATGGTGCCCAGCGTCGCGTGCAGGCCGGCCAGCAGATCGCCCAGCGAGACGCCGAACCGGCTCGGCGCGTGCGCCGGATCGCCGACCAGGTGGCGCAGCCCGCCCATGGCCTCGCCGATGGACCCGTAACCGGCCCGGCCGGAATACGGCCCGTCCTGTCCGTAGCCACTGACCCGGGTCAGGATCAGGCCCGGATTGAGCTCGCTGAGCACGTCGAAACCGAGCCCGAACCGCTCCAGCGTGCCGGGACGGAAGTTCTCGATCACCGCGTCGGCGCCGGCGGCCAGCCCGAGGACGAACTCGCGCCCCGCGTCGGTGTGCAGATCGGCTGTGACACAGCGCTTTCCGCGTCCGATCACATTCCAGGACAGAGAATTGCCCTCGTGCACGACCCCCCACTGACGCATCGGGTCGCCGCGGTCGGGCTGCTCGATCTTGATGACGTCGGCGCCGAAGTCGGCCAGCAGCTGACCGCAGAACGGCCCGGCGATGAGCTGACCGAGTTCGATGACCCGCAGTCCGGCGAGGGGGCCCTGCGGGCCGGGCGGAGGAGTCATGAGGGTATCCCTTCTTCGGGCGAGCGCGGCGTCGCGCCGTCAGTATTGCATACAATCCTCCGTATCCTACCGGGATGATGTCAAGCCTGACCCTCACATTGCATACGACTTGCGATCCACGCCGGTGAACTCCGGGCTAGGCGATCGGCGCCAGGTCCAGCCGCTTCCTGGCCTCGGCGTAAACATCCGCCGGCAGCGGTCCGCGCGCGACGATCGCGACATTGGCCCGGAAATGTTCCGGGTCGGCGGTGCCGACGATGGTGCTGGCCACCGCCGGATGGCTGATGGTGAAGCGCAGGACGAACTCGTGCCGGCTCATCCCGTCGAGCAGTTCGTCCAGCCGGGCGGCCTGCCAGCGGTCCAGGGCCGACGGCCCCGAACCGCTCAGGGGCTGCACGGTGAAGTTCTTGTCCGCCGCCGCTGTGCCACGCGCGGTGCCGCCGCGCACGATGACCCCGGCGCCGGCCCGCGCGGCATCCGAGATCAGGGTGTCGTGTTCGGGCTGCAGCGCCGAATAGGGGATCTGGAATTCGTCGAAGACGTCCATCGCGAGATGTCCCGGCAGATTCGGCAGCGTGCCGGACATCCCGAGGAAGCGCACCTTGCCCTCCGCACGCAGCGCCTCGAGCGTTTCGATCGTGCCGCCGGTCGCCATCTCGCTCCGAGACGGCGACAGATGCACCTGGACGAGGTCGAGGTGGTCGGTGCGCAACCGCGTCAGGCTCTGCTCGACCCCGGCCCGGACGTTGGCGGCGCCGAAATCGTGGGTGTCGGGCATGGGCATGACGCCCGGCGGCAGCGACGGCGGGCACCCGCATTTGGAGGCCAGGAAGTATTCGTCGCGCCGCGCACCGAGATGGCGGCCGATGAGATCCTCGCTGTGGCCGTAGTCGATCGAGGTGTCGATCAGGGTGACGCCCGCATCGAGCAGCTCGTTGAGCAATCGACCGGCGTCCGCATCCGAAATGTCCGGGCCGCCCATATATTCGGCGCCGCGCAGCTCCATCGCGCCGTATCCCAGCACCGAGACCTCGACCCCGGTGCGGCCGAGTGTCCTGCTCGGAAGAGTCATCACATACTCCGATCCTTGTTCACGAATCCCCCCGGCGACCATTACGGTACTGCCGAGTTTCGAAACCAGCAAGTACTATATTCGGCAAGGAATCGGAGGTGTGCGGTGGCGGAGCAGCCCAATCGTCCCGGTCGCAAGCGGGACGCATCGCGCGACGACGCGATCCTGCGGGCGACGCTGGATGTCCTGGCCGAGGCCGGCTACGAGCGGATGACCACGGATATGGTCGCGGCCCGCGCGAGCGCCAGCAAGGCGACGATCTACCGACGCTGGCCCTCGAAGGCCGATCTCGTCGTCGAGGCCGTGGAGAGCCTGCGTGCCGAGCCGATCACCGGACCACCCGATACCGGCAGTCTCGCAGGCGATCTCGCCGCGATGCTGGACACCTCCCGGGACGCCGCCGAATCCCGGAAGTTCAAGGTGGTGAGGGGCCTGCTCTCACTGCTGTCGCAGGACGCGGACCTCGCGAACGCCGTCCAGCGGCGGATCCTCGGTCCCCGATCCGCGGCGATCCGGGTCGCCGTCGAGCGGGAGCAGGCGCGCGGCGGCATCGCCGCCGATCGCGATCCGGGCCTGCTCGCCCTGGTGGTCATGGCGACCATCACCTACCGGCTGATCGTCACCGGCGAGCCCGTGGACGACCGGTTCCTGACGACCCTCGCCGACGGCGTGCTGCGCGGCTGAATTCGGGGTTGAGGCCTCCACCCAACTCCGATACAGTTTGTTTCGAAGATTCGAAACAAACTGTCTTACAAGGGGTGTCGTGCGAGCACTGGATCCGCGTACGGTGCGCAGCCGGGACACCGCGCTCGCGGCGGCCCGGGAACTGCTGATCGAACAGGGTCTGGCCGGGCTGACCCACGGCGCGGTCGCGGCGCGCAGCGGGATCAGCCGGGCCACGCTGTACCGCTTGTGGGCCGAGCCCGCCGACCTGGTCCGGGCCGCGATCACCCTGCACATCACCCTGGCGCAGTCGCAGCCGACCGGGGACCTGCGCACCGATCTGCTGGCCGAACTCTCGGCGTCACACGCGATGCTGCACGAGCCGGCCGACGAGCAGGCGATGCGCGTGATGATCGAAAGGGCCGCCGTGGACCCGGCATTCGCGGAGGTCAAGGAATCGCTGTACCGATCGGGCACCCGCGTGACCCGAACGATCCTCGCCGACGCCGTCGCGCGGGGCGAACTGCCGGCCGGCCTGGACATCGACCTCGCCGTGGATCGCCTGTACGGCCCGATGTTCTTCCGGCGCTTGGTCGCCCACCGCACCTTCGACCTCGGCTACGTGCACGACCTCGTCGACGACTTCCTGCGCTGCCATCACACCGAATCGCCACCCCGAGAAGGAATTTCGTGACATGACCGATCTACCCACCGAAACGGCCCGCGCGCCGAGGCTTCTCGCCGTCCTCGTCGCCATCGTCACCATGTTCGGCGCGCTGCTGGCGGATTTCGTCATCCCGGCGACCGCCGACCAGCACATGCGCAACGACGCGTGGCCGCCGCACGCGAAATTCCATGACGCGCAATACATCGTCATGTCCTTCCTGCTCGGCGGGGTCTCGCTCACGCTGCTGGCGTTGCGCGGCGGCGCCACCCGTTCGCGACTGTGGACGGCCTGCGCGGTCCTGGCCGCGCCGTGGCTGGGCATGCTGAGCGCGATCCTGTTCCCCCGCACCGCGGTCGAGGATCCCGAATTCGACAACCCCTCGATCGCCCGCCTGCACCCGCAGATACTACTGGCCCTGATCCTGCTGACCCTGCTGCTCGTCGCCGTACTGCTCCCCGCGCGGGCACCGCGCCGCCGCTGATCCGGCGGCCGGTCCCGGCACCGGCTCGGGCTCAGCCGATTTCGCTC
This DNA window, taken from Nocardia sp. BMG111209, encodes the following:
- a CDS encoding CaiB/BaiF CoA-transferase family protein, with translation MTPPPGPQGPLAGLRVIELGQLIAGPFCGQLLADFGADVIKIEQPDRGDPMRQWGVVHEGNSLSWNVIGRGKRCVTADLHTDAGREFVLGLAAGADAVIENFRPGTLERFGLGFDVLSELNPGLILTRVSGYGQDGPYSGRAGYGSIGEAMGGLRHLVGDPAHAPSRFGVSLGDLLAGLHATLGTMFALQERHRSGQGQVVDVSIYESVLALTESLVSDYAVAGVTRERSGSVLPGIAPSNVYPTSDGKMLLIAANQDTVFRRLAAAMGRPELAESEEYATHRARGARQAELDELVAGWTRTLTAADLLERLNEHGVPVGSIYVAADMLADPQFAARRSIVEVPHEELGAVPMQAVAPRLSRTPGRVRWGGARHGEHDAEVRELVANRSGTSTGAAESAAVEAGRAR
- a CDS encoding aldo/keto reductase, translating into MTLPSRTLGRTGVEVSVLGYGAMELRGAEYMGGPDISDADAGRLLNELLDAGVTLIDTSIDYGHSEDLIGRHLGARRDEYFLASKCGCPPSLPPGVMPMPDTHDFGAANVRAGVEQSLTRLRTDHLDLVQVHLSPSRSEMATGGTIETLEALRAEGKVRFLGMSGTLPNLPGHLAMDVFDEFQIPYSALQPEHDTLISDAARAGAGVIVRGGTARGTAAADKNFTVQPLSGSGPSALDRWQAARLDELLDGMSRHEFVLRFTISHPAVASTIVGTADPEHFRANVAIVARGPLPADVYAEARKRLDLAPIA
- a CDS encoding TetR/AcrR family transcriptional regulator yields the protein MAEQPNRPGRKRDASRDDAILRATLDVLAEAGYERMTTDMVAARASASKATIYRRWPSKADLVVEAVESLRAEPITGPPDTGSLAGDLAAMLDTSRDAAESRKFKVVRGLLSLLSQDADLANAVQRRILGPRSAAIRVAVEREQARGGIAADRDPGLLALVVMATITYRLIVTGEPVDDRFLTTLADGVLRG
- a CDS encoding TetR/AcrR family transcriptional regulator, with protein sequence MRALDPRTVRSRDTALAAARELLIEQGLAGLTHGAVAARSGISRATLYRLWAEPADLVRAAITLHITLAQSQPTGDLRTDLLAELSASHAMLHEPADEQAMRVMIERAAVDPAFAEVKESLYRSGTRVTRTILADAVARGELPAGLDIDLAVDRLYGPMFFRRLVAHRTFDLGYVHDLVDDFLRCHHTESPPREGIS
- a CDS encoding DUF6640 family protein; its protein translation is MTDLPTETARAPRLLAVLVAIVTMFGALLADFVIPATADQHMRNDAWPPHAKFHDAQYIVMSFLLGGVSLTLLALRGGATRSRLWTACAVLAAPWLGMLSAILFPRTAVEDPEFDNPSIARLHPQILLALILLTLLLVAVLLPARAPRRR